Proteins co-encoded in one Cytobacillus sp. NJ13 genomic window:
- the trpA gene encoding tryptophan synthase subunit alpha has protein sequence MNRVEKVFQSLKQNNEKAFVPYIMAGDGGLETLAEKITFLEKAGATAIEIGIPFSDPVADGPVIQQAGIRALEAGTTLRGVLAKIAEIRPIVHIPLIFMTYMNPIMAYGIGNFISDASRSGVDGLILPDLPAEEEEIIAPIAERAGIEIIRLVTLTSPLERIQAIASKGKGFLYAVTVNGITGARKEFKEELGKHLKNVKDVSPIPVLAGFGISEPDHVKEMNQHCDGVIVGSKIIELFQSGELAKVEELIASSKKEEIKL, from the coding sequence ATGAACCGGGTTGAAAAAGTTTTTCAGAGCCTAAAGCAAAACAACGAAAAAGCATTTGTGCCATATATAATGGCCGGGGATGGAGGCTTAGAGACACTGGCCGAGAAAATCACTTTCCTCGAAAAAGCGGGAGCAACTGCCATTGAAATTGGGATTCCGTTTTCGGATCCGGTTGCCGATGGGCCAGTAATCCAGCAAGCTGGCATTCGAGCATTAGAAGCCGGAACAACACTTAGAGGCGTCCTGGCTAAAATTGCGGAAATCCGGCCTATTGTTCACATCCCGCTTATCTTTATGACATACATGAATCCGATCATGGCATATGGCATTGGCAACTTTATTTCTGATGCCTCCAGGTCTGGGGTGGACGGCTTAATATTGCCTGATCTTCCTGCAGAAGAAGAGGAGATAATTGCGCCAATCGCAGAGAGAGCTGGAATCGAAATCATCCGGCTTGTGACCTTAACCAGTCCACTGGAGCGGATCCAGGCTATTGCGAGCAAGGGGAAAGGCTTTCTATACGCTGTAACGGTTAATGGCATCACAGGTGCAAGAAAAGAATTTAAAGAGGAGCTCGGAAAGCATTTGAAGAATGTTAAAGATGTAAGTCCGATACCAGTATTGGCCGGATTCGGAATTTCTGAACCGGATCATGTAAAAGAAATGAACCAGCATTGTGACGGGGTAATCGTTGGAAGCAAGATCATAGAACTTTTTCAAAGCGGTGAGTTAGCTAAAGTTGAAGAGCTGATCGCTTCATCTAAAAAAGAAGAAATTAAATTGTGA
- a CDS encoding ABC transporter ATP-binding protein — protein MFIEINDVNKQYRDKENRPVDVLKDINLSIEKGQFVSILGPSGCGKSTLLSIVAGLTKTTSGQIQIDGKTITKPGKDRGMVFQQAALFPWLTVMENVTFPLKKEMKKKDAEETALKYLQMVQLGKYISHYPHELSGGMQQRVAIARALAMNPETLLMDEPFGALDEQTRSRLHGQLENIWTETKKTILFVTHSISESIKLSDRIIVMGTKPGIILQDITVDIPRPREEHKKEMLEIEDHIMKYLKKEIDKVVSEEIQYANSH, from the coding sequence ATGTTCATTGAGATAAACGATGTGAATAAACAATATAGGGATAAAGAAAATCGTCCTGTTGACGTCCTGAAAGATATTAATTTATCCATTGAAAAAGGCCAGTTTGTTTCAATTTTAGGCCCTTCAGGATGCGGAAAGTCAACCCTTCTTTCAATCGTCGCAGGGCTGACTAAAACAACTTCAGGCCAAATTCAAATTGATGGAAAAACCATAACAAAACCCGGAAAAGACAGGGGAATGGTTTTCCAGCAGGCAGCCTTATTTCCTTGGCTGACAGTCATGGAAAATGTCACGTTTCCACTGAAAAAAGAAATGAAGAAGAAGGATGCAGAGGAAACAGCACTTAAATATCTGCAAATGGTTCAGCTGGGTAAATATATATCCCATTATCCTCATGAACTTTCTGGAGGAATGCAGCAGAGGGTCGCGATTGCGAGAGCGCTTGCGATGAACCCGGAAACACTATTAATGGATGAACCATTCGGAGCTCTTGATGAACAGACCCGTTCACGTCTGCACGGACAGCTGGAAAACATCTGGACTGAGACGAAGAAAACCATTCTTTTTGTTACTCATAGCATCTCAGAATCTATTAAACTCTCAGATCGAATCATTGTTATGGGAACAAAGCCGGGAATCATTTTACAGGATATAACGGTTGACATACCCAGACCCCGTGAGGAACACAAAAAAGAAATGCTTGAGATTGAAGACCACATTATGAAATACCTGAAGAAGGAAATTGATAAAGTTGTAAGTGAGGAAATCCAATATGCAAACAGCCATTAA
- a CDS encoding ABC transporter permease: MQTAIKRIIFFAAIIAFWEIGSRLELWHPLIFPSLSSVFSALVEGFQDKTLIYDLIASFKRLAVGLTISLIIGTLIGILLGKSKTADETLGAVILALQSVPSIVWLPIAIMWFGLNEKAVIFVTILGGTFVMALNMRTGIKNVSPLYIKAAQTMGANGIDLFTRVIFPASIPYVVTGSRLAWAFAWRALMAGELLSTGPGLGYTLRYASDFGRMDIVIGVMIIIGAIGMIVDQFIFQRIEKSVIKKWGLES; this comes from the coding sequence ATGCAAACAGCCATTAAAAGGATCATATTTTTTGCAGCCATCATTGCATTTTGGGAAATTGGATCACGTCTAGAGCTTTGGCATCCTCTGATTTTCCCTTCCCTGTCCAGTGTATTCAGTGCTCTTGTTGAAGGGTTCCAGGATAAAACTCTTATCTATGATTTAATCGCCAGTTTTAAACGGCTCGCAGTCGGTTTAACGATCAGCCTTATTATTGGGACTCTGATTGGAATTCTTTTAGGGAAATCCAAAACAGCTGATGAAACACTGGGTGCAGTCATCCTCGCCTTACAAAGTGTTCCCAGCATCGTCTGGCTGCCGATCGCGATTATGTGGTTTGGCTTAAATGAAAAGGCTGTTATTTTTGTAACCATACTTGGCGGGACATTTGTAATGGCTCTGAACATGAGAACAGGGATTAAAAATGTTTCACCATTATATATCAAGGCAGCTCAGACAATGGGTGCGAATGGAATTGACTTATTCACAAGAGTCATCTTTCCAGCATCAATTCCATACGTTGTCACTGGCTCACGACTTGCCTGGGCATTTGCCTGGCGCGCACTGATGGCCGGTGAGCTTTTAAGCACAGGACCAGGATTGGGCTACACACTTCGATATGCTTCAGACTTTGGAAGAATGGACATCGTTATAGGTGTCATGATTATCATTGGAGCTATTGGAATGATTGTTGACCAATTCATCTTCCAGCGCATTGAAAAATCAGTCATAAAAAAATGGGGACTTGAGTCTTAA
- a CDS encoding aliphatic sulfonate ABC transporter substrate-binding protein, with protein MKKAILWVAVLFTFTGLLAGCGSSEKSSGEEDKIVIGYFPNINHVPAMVAKDQGYFEEQLGDGTKVEYKTFAEGGSFMTALKTGDIDAGLVGPGPAMNNFSTGADVKIIAGASTGGTVVLAREGVEINSLEDFQGKTFITPGVGCTHDVQYETYLEEAGITSARIGGTMKHLTGNPAQYASMLKTGKVDIAVAPEPWAAVIEQETNAEVVIGWDEVSFGETLPASVLVATGEAVKNSPEKVQKIVDAHKDAVKFIEENPEEAKAITIKDIKEVTGQELEKEVVDRAWERIGFTYDVDADTIQEFADSSYTLKFLKDKPEFSELIANNFIK; from the coding sequence ATGAAAAAGGCTATTTTATGGGTTGCTGTATTATTTACTTTCACCGGGCTGCTTGCCGGCTGCGGATCTTCTGAGAAGAGCAGCGGTGAGGAAGACAAGATTGTCATCGGTTATTTCCCGAATATCAATCATGTGCCAGCAATGGTTGCAAAAGATCAAGGCTATTTTGAAGAACAGCTTGGAGATGGAACTAAAGTAGAATACAAGACATTTGCTGAAGGCGGTTCATTCATGACTGCCCTGAAAACAGGCGACATTGATGCAGGTCTTGTAGGACCTGGGCCAGCAATGAACAACTTCTCAACCGGAGCTGATGTTAAAATTATCGCCGGTGCCTCAACTGGCGGAACAGTTGTTCTTGCCAGAGAGGGAGTAGAAATTAACTCACTTGAAGACTTCCAGGGAAAAACGTTTATTACACCTGGCGTGGGCTGCACACATGATGTCCAGTATGAAACATATCTTGAAGAAGCCGGCATCACTTCAGCTCGCATTGGCGGTACCATGAAGCATTTAACAGGCAACCCTGCGCAATATGCAAGTATGCTGAAAACAGGTAAAGTCGATATTGCGGTTGCTCCCGAACCATGGGCAGCTGTCATTGAACAGGAAACAAACGCGGAAGTCGTAATTGGCTGGGATGAAGTATCCTTCGGAGAAACACTTCCGGCATCAGTATTGGTTGCTACTGGCGAAGCTGTGAAGAACAGCCCTGAAAAAGTACAGAAAATCGTTGATGCACATAAAGATGCAGTTAAATTTATCGAAGAAAATCCTGAAGAAGCAAAAGCAATTACTATCAAAGACATTAAAGAAGTGACTGGCCAGGAACTGGAAAAAGAAGTCGTAGACCGCGCCTGGGAAAGAATTGGGTTCACTTACGATGTTGATGCAGACACAATCCAGGAATTTGCGGATTCATCCTACACTTTAAAATTCCTGAAAGATAAACCTGAATTCAGTGAACTGATTGCGAACAATTTTATTAAATAA
- a CDS encoding LemA family protein: MKKGMGVLIAVIAAVVIAGMMLMSSYNGFVSTEENVDQAYSQIENQLQRRLDLIPNLVNTVKGYAAHEKETIQAISDARARLAGAGSPEEEAAANAELSSALSRLLVVVENYPNLKADKQFTQLMDELAGTENRISVARKDYNDQVAVYNKKVKSFPGAIVAGITGFDEKEYFRADPLANEAPEVDFGGNGE; the protein is encoded by the coding sequence ATGAAAAAAGGTATGGGTGTTTTAATTGCCGTTATTGCGGCAGTAGTCATAGCAGGTATGATGCTGATGTCCAGTTATAACGGGTTTGTAAGCACAGAGGAAAATGTGGACCAGGCTTATTCCCAAATTGAGAACCAGCTGCAGCGAAGGCTGGATTTGATTCCTAATCTGGTAAATACTGTTAAGGGATATGCTGCACACGAGAAGGAGACAATTCAGGCAATATCAGATGCTCGTGCGAGATTGGCGGGAGCGGGGTCACCTGAAGAGGAAGCAGCCGCAAACGCCGAGCTGTCAAGCGCTTTGAGCCGTCTGCTTGTAGTGGTGGAGAACTATCCCAATTTAAAAGCGGATAAGCAGTTTACTCAATTAATGGACGAGCTTGCGGGTACGGAAAATCGGATTTCGGTTGCCCGAAAGGATTATAATGACCAGGTTGCTGTTTATAACAAAAAAGTAAAAAGTTTTCCGGGTGCAATCGTCGCAGGGATAACAGGCTTTGATGAAAAAGAGTATTTTAGGGCGGATCCGCTGGCAAATGAAGCACCTGAAGTTGACTTCGGAGGCAATGGAGAATGA
- a CDS encoding TPM domain-containing protein yields the protein MIIRRVSLTLLLVNLIMGAFQVHADESIPQPAGDIYVQDFADVLNDQEKSELNSLGRQLEEKTSAQVAVLTVGTTGDRPIEEYANEAFRSYGIGSAAENNGVLLVVAMQDRKVRIEVGYGLEGEIPDGKAGRILDEVTLPYLQDGQPNRAVIETYKVLVQEAAGEEVNLGGEYADAGTQDKGIDIPSWLIIIIVVGLLFLDIKFFGGAFSYAILSILSRGGGGGGGGPRGGGGGSSGGGGASRGW from the coding sequence ATGATCATTCGTAGGGTCTCTTTGACCCTTCTTTTAGTAAATTTAATAATGGGGGCATTCCAAGTCCATGCAGATGAATCCATACCGCAGCCTGCCGGAGATATTTATGTCCAGGATTTTGCGGACGTCCTGAATGACCAGGAAAAATCTGAATTAAATAGCCTGGGGAGGCAGTTGGAAGAAAAGACATCTGCACAGGTTGCAGTTTTAACTGTTGGAACTACTGGAGACAGACCGATTGAAGAATATGCAAATGAAGCTTTCCGGTCTTATGGCATAGGCAGTGCTGCAGAGAATAATGGTGTCCTATTGGTTGTGGCCATGCAGGATCGGAAGGTGCGGATTGAGGTTGGTTATGGGCTTGAAGGCGAGATTCCCGATGGAAAAGCAGGCAGGATTCTAGATGAAGTTACCCTTCCATATCTTCAGGATGGCCAGCCCAATAGAGCGGTAATTGAAACCTATAAGGTGCTTGTACAGGAAGCTGCCGGAGAAGAAGTGAATTTAGGTGGAGAGTATGCTGATGCCGGAACACAGGATAAGGGCATTGACATCCCGTCCTGGCTGATAATTATAATTGTTGTTGGATTGTTGTTTCTAGACATTAAATTTTTTGGCGGAGCCTTTTCATACGCCATCCTTTCCATTCTCTCAAGAGGGGGAGGCGGAGGAGGCGGCGGTCCCCGGGGTGGGGGAGGCGGTTCATCCGGCGGAGGTGGAGCCAGCCGCGGCTGGTGA
- a CDS encoding class I SAM-dependent methyltransferase produces MFDILVKQFVKPAGLLGKLAGKIMYFENRKINKWTINQLKINRRDSILEVGFGPGYSIRHIMDHCRHAEMDGVDVSEDMKASAAKLNDDYIRQGKVRLFVKDVHNYFPDKTYNKIFSVNNYPLWTKPRESLQHLYGMLEEDGIIAITVQPREEGADDTIAKNLGQVIKADMEAAGFHSISISYKEARPVLTVCVTGIK; encoded by the coding sequence ATGTTCGATATTTTAGTAAAACAATTTGTGAAACCCGCAGGATTACTGGGGAAGCTTGCCGGGAAAATCATGTATTTTGAAAACCGCAAGATTAACAAATGGACAATAAATCAATTAAAGATTAATCGCAGGGACTCTATTTTAGAAGTAGGCTTTGGCCCTGGCTACAGCATCAGGCATATAATGGATCACTGCCGCCATGCAGAAATGGATGGAGTTGATGTATCCGAAGATATGAAGGCTTCTGCAGCCAAACTGAATGATGACTATATTCGGCAGGGGAAGGTCAGATTGTTCGTAAAAGATGTTCACAATTACTTCCCTGATAAAACGTATAATAAGATATTTTCAGTCAACAATTATCCATTATGGACAAAACCAAGAGAGTCACTTCAGCATCTATATGGGATGCTTGAGGAAGACGGAATAATTGCCATCACAGTTCAGCCACGAGAAGAAGGCGCAGATGACACCATTGCCAAAAATCTCGGACAGGTGATCAAAGCAGATATGGAAGCGGCTGGATTCCATTCTATTTCCATTTCGTATAAAGAAGCCCGCCCCGTATTAACCGTTTGTGTAACTGGAATAAAATAA
- the cdaS gene encoding sporulation-specific diadenylate cyclase CdaS — MIYGEDQYRKDLNRYIDNIDNQIHSISKTLEDFSCCILSDFENLQKAVTEAHTIASTYYLQSYLSPYTKEYSSLSLGAQHLSEKRHGGLIVVERRLPIGDYLHNGTPIGAKVSSTLLETIFYPGNPLHDGGILIKEDTIISAGNILPLANKTIEGKKFGTRHRAAIGITEKSDAVAIVVSEETGRISFAVEGQLYTIRT, encoded by the coding sequence GTGATTTATGGCGAAGATCAATACCGAAAAGATTTAAATCGGTATATTGACAATATCGACAATCAGATTCATTCTATTTCCAAAACGCTAGAGGACTTCAGCTGCTGTATTTTATCCGATTTCGAAAACTTGCAGAAGGCGGTAACGGAGGCTCACACAATTGCTTCGACTTATTATCTTCAGTCATATTTATCGCCGTATACCAAGGAATATTCGAGCTTATCATTGGGCGCCCAGCATTTATCGGAAAAAAGGCATGGAGGGCTTATTGTTGTGGAGAGAAGGCTGCCTATAGGCGATTACCTTCATAATGGGACGCCAATTGGAGCAAAAGTAAGCAGCACTTTGCTTGAAACCATTTTTTATCCTGGAAACCCATTGCATGACGGGGGGATCTTAATAAAAGAAGATACCATTATTTCTGCAGGCAACATCCTGCCTCTTGCCAATAAAACCATTGAGGGGAAAAAATTTGGGACAAGGCATAGAGCGGCAATTGGAATTACTGAAAAATCAGATGCTGTTGCCATTGTAGTTTCAGAGGAAACAGGCCGCATTTCTTTTGCAGTGGAAGGACAGCTGTATACAATCAGGACATAA
- a CDS encoding SOS response-associated peptidase — protein sequence MCGRFTLTETIEKLQLLFEFEYAEGEVLPRYNIAPSQNILTIIGDGKQRIGMQMKWGLVPFWAKDEKIAYKMINARAEGIDSKPSFKAPFKSRRCLILADGFYEWKKTEEGKQPYRFIMKDEKPFAFAGIWDSWHKGEKPLTSCTIITTGPNEVTGDVHDRMPVILKESDFEDWINPRFNDTEYLKSLLEPYPGEKMDKYPVSNKVNSPKNELAELISPLR from the coding sequence TTGTGCGGCCGGTTTACACTAACAGAAACCATCGAAAAACTTCAGCTGCTGTTTGAATTTGAATATGCAGAGGGAGAGGTTTTACCCAGATATAATATCGCGCCAAGCCAGAATATCTTAACCATCATTGGAGATGGCAAACAGCGGATCGGCATGCAGATGAAGTGGGGGCTGGTCCCATTCTGGGCTAAAGACGAAAAAATAGCTTACAAAATGATAAACGCAAGAGCGGAAGGCATCGACTCGAAACCAAGTTTTAAAGCTCCCTTTAAAAGCAGAAGGTGCTTAATCCTTGCAGATGGCTTTTATGAATGGAAGAAAACCGAAGAAGGTAAACAGCCATACAGGTTCATTATGAAAGATGAAAAACCGTTTGCCTTTGCAGGTATCTGGGATTCATGGCATAAAGGAGAAAAACCTCTAACGAGCTGTACAATCATTACAACGGGGCCAAATGAAGTAACCGGGGATGTTCATGACCGAATGCCGGTGATATTAAAGGAAAGCGATTTTGAAGACTGGATTAATCCCCGTTTTAATGACACTGAATATCTGAAGTCATTGCTTGAACCCTATCCGGGTGAAAAAATGGATAAGTATCCGGTATCAAATAAAGTGAATTCACCGAAAAATGAGCTGGCAGAATTAATTTCTCCGCTCAGGTAG
- a CDS encoding DinB family protein: MERAQKYLNYFLSHRKVTNELIKKINENNYDYKPTETSMAAGKLVTHMLTSFYMFAKTVKEGSPSVFGEKFDEIAPNLSEAAENYTEKTIEIISSLTNEEMDRNIDLTRIFGMELTGSQLLQLAMDHEIHHKGNLFVYVREMGHTELPMFVSR; the protein is encoded by the coding sequence ATGGAAAGAGCGCAAAAATATCTGAACTATTTTTTATCGCACAGAAAGGTGACCAATGAGCTAATCAAGAAGATTAATGAAAATAACTATGACTACAAACCAACTGAAACAAGCATGGCGGCCGGCAAGCTGGTAACTCATATGCTTACTTCTTTTTATATGTTTGCCAAAACAGTAAAAGAAGGCAGCCCGTCAGTGTTTGGCGAGAAATTCGATGAAATTGCGCCAAACCTTTCTGAAGCCGCTGAAAACTACACAGAAAAAACCATTGAGATCATTTCATCATTAACAAATGAAGAAATGGATAGGAACATTGATTTGACACGGATTTTTGGAATGGAACTTACAGGCAGCCAGCTGCTGCAGCTTGCAATGGATCATGAAATTCATCATAAAGGGAATTTGTTTGTCTATGTACGGGAAATGGGCCATACGGAGCTTCCGATGTTTGTGAGCAGATGA
- a CDS encoding penicillin-binding protein 2 yields the protein MGKKKKKKSHVPFRVNLLFFAVFVLFSVLILRLGVVQIVNGETYKKEVDRTEDVIVSNPVPRGRMLDRNHQLIVDNIPKSAITYTNRNAKQKEMLQVAERLAVLIDKKTDKVTERDKKDHWILKNPEAVRDKITDKEWKLFKEKKLDDKQIYEMQLERITEEDLKQLSKQDLEVRAIFREFTSGYAMTPQIVKNEGVSSKEYAAVSENLQYLPGVNTTTDWDRTYAFDSTLQTVLGKVTDTNEGLPQERLDYFLARDYSRNERVGKSYLEMQYEDVLHGQKSKEKLITKKGEILGSELVSQGQRGKDLVLTIDMDLQKAVEKILEEEIWAAKRTRGTYLMDRAFVVLMNPHTGEVLTMAGKMIDKDDGGKTVLQDYALGTVASSYNVGSSVKGATVLTGYKTGAISPGTTFLDAPMKIAGTPQVKKSWFNFQAIMNETRALRISSNVYMFKTAIEIADARYAYDQPLGFKNPNAFEDMRESFGQFGLGVRTGIDLPNEAIGYEGPLRLPGFLLDLAIGQYDTYTPMQMAQYISTIANGGYRIQPRLVKEIREPATEQEELGPIWKDIQPTVLNTIDVSDRELNTVKEGLRQVMQHPEGTAYRRFADAPYSPAGKTGTAEAFYDGPLKKKGDKLIDVMNLSLVAYAPHNNPEIAMSVIVPWAYQGRSGHTANYEIGRKVLDAYFELKKKRMSGPEQEQSAEEGFETEESD from the coding sequence ATGGGGAAAAAGAAGAAAAAGAAAAGCCATGTGCCTTTTAGGGTCAATTTATTGTTTTTTGCTGTTTTTGTTTTATTTTCAGTACTAATTTTAAGACTTGGCGTTGTCCAGATTGTAAATGGTGAGACATACAAAAAAGAAGTTGACAGGACGGAAGATGTCATCGTATCTAACCCGGTTCCAAGGGGAAGGATGCTTGACAGGAACCATCAGCTTATTGTGGATAATATCCCAAAGAGTGCAATTACATATACCAACCGGAATGCCAAACAGAAAGAAATGCTTCAGGTGGCAGAACGGCTGGCCGTTTTGATTGATAAAAAGACGGATAAAGTGACAGAACGCGATAAGAAGGATCATTGGATTCTAAAAAATCCTGAAGCTGTCCGGGATAAAATAACTGATAAGGAATGGAAGCTGTTTAAAGAGAAAAAACTGGATGATAAGCAAATTTATGAGATGCAGCTTGAAAGAATTACAGAAGAAGATCTGAAACAGTTGAGCAAGCAGGACCTGGAAGTGCGGGCAATCTTCCGGGAATTTACGAGCGGCTATGCAATGACGCCGCAAATAGTAAAAAATGAGGGTGTATCAAGTAAAGAATATGCTGCGGTAAGCGAGAATCTTCAATATCTTCCAGGTGTCAATACAACTACTGACTGGGATCGAACTTATGCTTTTGACAGTACGCTCCAGACAGTCCTGGGGAAGGTTACTGATACAAATGAAGGGCTGCCTCAGGAAAGGCTGGATTATTTTCTGGCCAGGGACTACAGCAGAAATGAACGTGTCGGAAAGAGCTATCTCGAAATGCAATATGAGGATGTTCTGCATGGCCAAAAATCAAAGGAAAAGCTTATTACAAAAAAAGGAGAAATTCTCGGAAGTGAACTGGTTTCTCAAGGCCAAAGAGGCAAGGATCTTGTCCTGACGATTGATATGGATCTGCAGAAGGCTGTGGAAAAAATATTGGAAGAGGAAATTTGGGCTGCAAAAAGGACCAGGGGAACTTACTTAATGGATCGTGCGTTTGTCGTCCTAATGAATCCGCATACTGGTGAAGTTCTGACGATGGCAGGTAAGATGATAGACAAAGATGATGGTGGCAAAACGGTTCTGCAGGATTATGCGCTGGGTACGGTTGCCTCTTCTTATAATGTGGGATCCTCTGTAAAAGGGGCAACTGTTTTAACAGGCTATAAAACCGGTGCAATTTCACCCGGGACGACATTTCTAGATGCACCCATGAAAATTGCAGGGACACCACAGGTGAAAAAATCCTGGTTTAACTTTCAGGCAATCATGAACGAAACAAGGGCTTTGCGCATATCCTCAAACGTATATATGTTCAAAACAGCAATTGAAATTGCGGATGCGCGGTATGCATATGATCAGCCTCTGGGATTTAAGAATCCTAATGCATTTGAAGATATGAGAGAGTCTTTCGGCCAATTTGGCCTCGGAGTCAGAACTGGCATCGATTTGCCGAATGAGGCAATAGGCTATGAAGGACCGCTTCGCTTGCCGGGATTTCTATTAGACCTTGCAATCGGGCAGTATGATACCTATACTCCGATGCAAATGGCGCAATATATATCAACGATTGCAAATGGCGGCTACCGTATCCAGCCGCGCCTTGTAAAAGAAATCCGTGAGCCAGCCACAGAGCAGGAGGAGCTTGGCCCGATCTGGAAGGATATTCAGCCAACTGTTTTAAATACGATAGATGTAAGTGATAGAGAACTAAACACTGTCAAAGAAGGATTAAGACAGGTGATGCAGCATCCTGAAGGGACTGCATATAGAAGGTTCGCAGATGCACCATATTCTCCAGCAGGAAAAACAGGTACAGCGGAAGCATTTTATGACGGTCCTCTCAAAAAAAAGGGAGATAAATTAATAGATGTTATGAACTTGAGCCTTGTTGCCTATGCACCGCATAATAATCCTGAAATCGCCATGTCTGTCATTGTTCCATGGGCATACCAGGGAAGAAGCGGACATACAGCCAATTATGAAATTGGCAGAAAAGTATTAGATGCCTATTTTGAGCTGAAAAAGAAGCGGATGTCCGGACCTGAACAGGAACAGTCGGCAGAAGAAGGTTTCGAAACAGAAGAATCTGATTAA
- a CDS encoding VOC family protein, with product MSQKLLRVGTVYIPVRNVMDSLNWYTEKLGAAESYRDEKGKMAIINMASQSFFLLEAPEEESLNFKDSDGRLRFCLTFEVDGITELENLHRELLEKEVNTGAIENRGHPGRNFVFSDPDGNLFDVWSELSPSFKK from the coding sequence ATGAGTCAAAAACTCTTAAGAGTGGGAACGGTCTACATACCTGTCAGAAATGTAATGGATTCCTTAAACTGGTACACAGAGAAGCTAGGAGCAGCAGAAAGCTATAGGGATGAAAAGGGAAAAATGGCGATAATCAATATGGCAAGCCAAAGCTTTTTCCTTTTGGAAGCACCTGAAGAGGAAAGTCTTAATTTTAAGGATTCTGATGGAAGATTGCGATTTTGTTTAACCTTTGAGGTCGATGGAATAACAGAGCTCGAAAACTTGCATCGGGAACTTCTTGAGAAGGAAGTGAATACAGGAGCTATCGAAAATCGCGGGCATCCCGGCAGAAATTTTGTGTTTTCTGATCCGGACGGTAACTTATTTGATGTATGGAGTGAACTAAGCCCAAGTTTTAAGAAATAA
- a CDS encoding DUF3231 family protein, whose product MGILSGNPKDEPMHYGEVFSTWSYLLTGKGMTSAYQTLLSHSGDEDLKKMLEEAIRLGKQEEEQIEAILKENGVGLPPAPPDRPNACVNDIPAGARFMDPEVAAKLSGDIGAGLVACSTIMGQCIREDIAVMFGQFHTQKAALGLKVLRMNKEKGWLIPPPLHLHKSDNC is encoded by the coding sequence ATGGGTATTTTAAGCGGAAATCCAAAGGACGAACCTATGCATTATGGCGAAGTTTTTAGTACGTGGTCTTATTTGCTGACAGGAAAGGGAATGACTTCTGCATACCAAACGTTGCTTAGCCACTCTGGTGACGAGGACTTGAAGAAAATGCTTGAAGAAGCCATCCGCCTCGGTAAACAGGAAGAGGAACAAATTGAGGCTATTTTGAAGGAAAATGGGGTCGGTCTTCCTCCCGCACCACCTGACCGCCCTAATGCTTGTGTAAATGATATCCCAGCCGGTGCGAGATTTATGGACCCTGAAGTAGCTGCGAAGTTATCAGGTGACATCGGAGCAGGATTGGTTGCCTGCAGTACAATCATGGGTCAATGTATTCGTGAAGATATTGCAGTCATGTTTGGACAATTCCATACTCAGAAAGCAGCTTTAGGCCTTAAGGTGCTTCGTATGAACAAAGAAAAAGGGTGGCTCATTCCACCGCCGCTTCATCTTCATAAATCCGATAATTGCTAA
- a CDS encoding hydrolase, which yields MDQTKKTYYIDIENAQIYTEPVEAAEWQFKIFATDEELAQLNEYINENYDADLKTFARAHVPFLEYHKESKNDEYDASMEGIYKMIYDLGDDEARRHIEGMGIL from the coding sequence ATGGACCAAACAAAAAAAACATATTATATAGATATTGAAAATGCGCAGATCTACACAGAACCAGTTGAAGCAGCCGAATGGCAGTTTAAAATTTTTGCCACAGACGAAGAATTAGCTCAGTTAAATGAATACATTAATGAGAATTATGATGCAGATCTTAAAACATTTGCCCGTGCACATGTCCCTTTCCTGGAGTACCACAAAGAATCAAAAAATGATGAATATGATGCATCCATGGAAGGCATTTATAAAATGATTTATGATCTTGGTGATGACGAAGCCCGGAGACATATAGAAGGGATGGGAATATTATAA